In one window of Anaerobranca gottschalkii DSM 13577 DNA:
- a CDS encoding glutamate mutase L: MKSILAVDCGSTTTKAILIELEGDTYRLKVRGEAPTTVEKPFEDVTKGVRNAVREVEELAGKVIMDEIGIITPSQGDKGVDLFLATSSAGGGLQMMVAGVVKKMTAESAQRAALGAGAIVMDTIAVDDGRLVYQKIERIRQLRPDMVLVAGGIDGGTKSHVVEIAEILAAADPKPRLGSGYNLPIIYCGNKDAREEVKGLLNEKVDLRFVPNIRPVLEKEVLGPAREEIHNLFMEHVMAQAPGYKKLKGWTHAPIMPTPGAVGKIIQTVAEENDINVIGVDIGGATTDVFSMFDKTFNRTVSANLGMSYSICNVLVETGIENIMRWIPFDIDPYEIKNRIRNKMIRPTTIPHTLEDLIVEQGIAREALRLAFEHHKTLAVGLRGVQRQRSIGDAFQQTTGEETIIKMNELDMLIGSGGALSHAPRRVQSALMMMDAFGPEGITRLAVDSIFMMPQLGVLSTVHPKAATEVFERDCLIHLGTCVGATGNIKIGSPALKIRYSINGKLVEEVVEGGSIKLIPCKDKLEVEIHPAAGIDVGNGKGKTLKRELKGGVCGIFLDCRGRPLTIASDPKQRAKQLLTWFKQVNLYPMISVG; this comes from the coding sequence ATGAAATCTATCCTAGCAGTGGATTGTGGAAGTACCACTACAAAGGCAATATTGATTGAATTAGAAGGTGATACTTATAGGTTAAAGGTGAGGGGAGAAGCCCCAACAACGGTGGAAAAACCCTTTGAAGATGTAACAAAGGGTGTTAGAAATGCTGTTAGGGAAGTTGAAGAACTGGCAGGAAAAGTTATAATGGATGAAATTGGGATAATCACACCTTCTCAAGGGGATAAAGGGGTAGATTTATTTTTAGCCACCAGTAGTGCCGGTGGAGGATTGCAAATGATGGTAGCTGGTGTCGTAAAAAAAATGACAGCTGAAAGTGCCCAAAGGGCTGCTTTAGGAGCAGGAGCTATTGTTATGGATACAATCGCAGTAGATGATGGCAGGCTAGTATATCAAAAAATTGAACGGATCCGTCAACTTAGGCCAGATATGGTTTTAGTAGCTGGTGGGATAGATGGAGGGACAAAATCCCATGTTGTGGAAATAGCAGAAATTTTAGCGGCTGCGGATCCTAAGCCTAGATTGGGAAGTGGTTACAATTTACCTATTATTTACTGTGGAAATAAAGATGCTAGGGAAGAAGTTAAAGGGCTACTAAATGAGAAAGTAGACTTGAGATTTGTTCCTAATATCAGACCAGTATTAGAAAAAGAAGTTTTAGGCCCTGCTAGGGAAGAGATACATAACTTATTTATGGAACATGTAATGGCCCAAGCCCCAGGCTATAAAAAATTAAAGGGATGGACCCATGCACCAATAATGCCAACACCGGGGGCGGTAGGTAAAATAATTCAAACAGTAGCAGAAGAAAATGATATCAACGTCATTGGAGTTGATATTGGGGGTGCAACTACCGACGTATTTTCCATGTTCGATAAAACCTTCAACAGAACTGTTAGTGCTAACTTAGGAATGAGCTATAGTATTTGCAACGTTTTGGTGGAAACAGGGATAGAAAATATTATGAGATGGATACCCTTTGATATTGACCCTTATGAAATAAAAAACCGAATCCGAAATAAAATGATTAGACCTACTACCATTCCCCATACTTTAGAAGATTTAATTGTGGAACAAGGGATAGCAAGGGAAGCATTAAGATTGGCCTTTGAACATCATAAAACCTTAGCAGTAGGTTTGAGGGGTGTCCAAAGACAACGAAGTATAGGGGATGCCTTCCAACAAACTACAGGGGAAGAAACCATTATTAAAATGAACGAATTAGATATGCTAATTGGTAGTGGTGGGGCCCTCTCCCATGCACCCCGGAGAGTTCAAAGTGCTTTAATGATGATGGATGCATTTGGACCTGAAGGGATAACCCGATTAGCTGTAGACAGTATTTTTATGATGCCTCAACTAGGGGTATTATCAACGGTTCATCCTAAAGCTGCCACTGAAGTTTTTGAAAGGGATTGCCTAATCCATCTTGGTACTTGTGTAGGGGCAACAGGAAATATTAAAATAGGTTCTCCAGCCTTAAAAATTAGATATAGTATCAATGGTAAGTTAGTGGAGGAAGTAGTGGAAGGTGGTAGTATAAAACTAATTCCTTGTAAAGATAAACTAGAGGTAGAAATCCATCCAGCAGCAGGTATAGATGTAGGTAATGGTAAAGGTAAGACCCTTAAAAGGGAATTAAAGGGTGGGGTATGTGGAATTTTCTTAGATTGTAGAGGAAGGCCATTAACTATTGCTTCTGATCCTAAACAAAGGGCTAAACAATTACTGACTTGGTTTAAACAGGTTAATTTATATCCCATGATAAGTGTGGGCTAA